From a single Andrena cerasifolii isolate SP2316 chromosome 8, iyAndCera1_principal, whole genome shotgun sequence genomic region:
- the Sec16 gene encoding endoplasmic reticulum export factor secretory 16 isoform X5 — protein MSNPYRARPTRSRVDHSLGYGAHNRKICDPMSRMHAEVSSNHPIPHQPPIVNQSKQPTDPWNNSWNWDFDKQADNQQQQLQQQEQPHQQPFPPAFTNQGQLISDSVQDHYYQNINGNKSDMLNQNSVSDRSTPGTVGSRQQISNHSESFTSFSNYPQYQQYPPLPRASSVKSVSVNPQWTNEQQSQRSAMQLQKDQLTPSPFATSNYNWHKPDQANLLPQHNWQSHGNAPGHWQEPKMDKEAQNFNDMGNQCAPPLQQTRSNQLLPLSTENANEEHSMNDANNWSNQSSMPASKWNNQNRESVLPNQNQPPTQIYNANNELDPWSETASADISQQWQHTDDMLTTQWPQEQDNNNTPGESLQQDNAGDVAANDWQQSLTVQSHQSLPNVPLVTESSTEQEDRKKSMPPLVANSMISKDSSTHTKASVAKSQLSDSRLTMATTPETLSAVASSENVSVQESNDFNLASDPLEWGTNNLVEKLPAELGQLSLGTKLRKIKLENQTEPLEVHPVASGDAWNQTTTSHSSTTPDNISLDYAAPAVEASHSVDNQGVISKEHSTHNTYQVPNIKPIENIAQSSYDQWYNQSTVVRPPENAWYSKDHARSSKEWSTEQNVENYENIQQPSEFVNLEVVAPSLQERDIYGSRDSINKETLDNDPKPVMNPAKETTSARDFRQEVNNIEVPSAQQPTRSHPPPPIQPEQVPDNYEFASNDRNTFLETGELTDSHQEHEPTPPSQDDENDEVPNDIPFLREVPGQSSSIDPRRNDPTGQEQYVQSGQRLPDPRRNDPSGQEQSLQLRNIPDRTERRDVPPGQERSVPLLSRTDSDTLERRNDPSGRERSLPPQQSRNDPSGEERHQSQSQIMMESSETREVPGRGNEPEDPNQQTDENLRQIPGGASPSEAAQSSDDRPNGRVVTGSQEVPSAGSAIQDQGSDSRSKREEAVGASIRESQGVPSSSNRRDSYEDEDDDGSGNSREGSRERGRDSSSERRRYEYERKGVYYDRDREYDDDYYYDRRRVGESDRPYNARDEFDRRDIPYREDDRKHHSRDDLDRHTREEMDRRSRAKDDLDDRDGRRRPDDRRRDRVDDPRRRDYDPRYPRDYIDRDRRRDDRRPRRYDDYDIRDPYYDDPYSRGSRPSSRSSYNDRDRAYYMRTRDPYYAYNGYPGYDYGTHYATNYYAYIDNLRRTNPAAYSEWYHKYYASQQQHMSRSVTNYPEDRASVHSGRSSCDERTTGDKRALGDMSLLEDSTTTSARMTPTKFAISHAYGCFSIGSLIHVHPAYPTDGERAKVDIIKLDNILSHDPVARDLRAYPGPLIKQVGVTHKNTIIQYCENKIKKAASNEDLVDRASYILLYELMIMLIQQNGNVVGVDIAALLLRNKDAYPYDTNKQKSQDSGRRESVISQRSGIAGGDSIQGNQDGAAVPEKVESKPQKTIEQITDEFRSTLLYGFVQEALEYAMNEGLWGHALFLASKLDKRTHASVMARFANSLPYHDPLQTLYQLHSGRVPAVVTSISDPRWDDWRPHLAMIISNTSANPEINRRSITTLGDTLSARGDIHAAHFCYILSQVDFGAYGANSVKLVLIGANHHRPYSAFLTTEAVMLTEIYEYARNLNEPGFTLVDLQSFKFDLALKMVDYGFIEKALLYIEQIAVNVVKEPSKYKKSFINAVYNVGDRIRYHDPVYKDSTDEATTLTWFNNLAELVGKFSNGEIIENDAYGSQMKVEFHSTAQNQEMHETKQQQQQQQQQQQQQQPQQWNTVQADHGEGPTSMMEVATTEVQSEWQPLSLPSNIQDSYDQSMQFPRNDESCQYQQPQQQDYWNQDSYYQNNYGRNDSTLTNWQQQSAHGPYSSDQGDIDHSQQQEKWNYETEREEKTPTPEPPQPVLSMTPSTRKQYDPLEELDALDTPKPSAKSTATNKKASEKSADKKSSNSGGSWFGGLFSKLAPKPKNQMILPDDNNPTIVWDPVTKKWLNKDEDGDSSSAMVGPPPKASDMGFRAPMAEQPVHSSHPSSQADESNVNKFKLPKHRSMRANYIDVMNPSGLKSGAPPSSVPASATSPMVPMATSSPQLFIPAPVNDPSAPVDFLTHTSTPVVPSGNVSENTSQGGPMMYNPNDMKDHSMKNMQPSRYPPR, from the exons ATGAGT AATCCCTATAGAGCTAGACCAACCAGATCTAGAGTAGATCACAGCTTGGGATATGGAGCTCACAATCGAAAGATTTGCGATCCTATGTCAAGGATGCACGCGGAAGTATCGTCAAATCATCCCATTCCACATCAACCACCCATCGTAAATCAGTCTAAACAGCCTACCGATCCATGGAATAACTCGTGGAATTGGGATTTTGACAAACAAGCGGATAACCAGCAACAGCAACTGCAGCAACAAGAACAGCCGCATCAGCAGCCTTTTCCCCCGGCGTTTACGAATCAAGGGCAGCTGATATCCGATTCCGTTCAGGATCATTACTATCAAAATATTAATGGCAACAAGTCTGATATGCTCAATCAAAATTCAGTGTCGGATAGAAGTACGCCAGGCACAGTTGGCAGTAGGCAACAAATTTCTAATCATTCGGAATCCTTTACATCTTTTTCGAATTATCCCCAGTATCAACAATATCCACCGCTACCTAGAGCAAGTTCTGTTAAATCTGTATCCGTGAATCCGCAATGGACGAACGAGCAACAGTCCCAAAGATCTGCCATGCAACTGCAGAAGGATCAGTTAACTCCCTCTCCATTCGCTACTAGCAATTACAATTGGCACAAGCCCGATCAAGCAAATTTACTACCTCAGCACAATTGGCAGAGTCATGGTAACGCGCCGGGTCATTGGCAGGAGCCGAAGATGGATAAAGAAGCACAGAATTTTAATGATATGGGTAATCAGTGTGCGCCGCCGTTACAACAAACTAGATCGAATCAGCTTCTTCCACTTTCCACTGAAAATGCTAACGAAGAACATTCCATGAACGACGCAAACAATTGGTCCAATCAAAGTAGTATGCCGGCTTCTAAATGGAACAATCAAAATCGCGAATCTGTACTACCCAATCAAAATCAACCGCCGACGCAAATTTATAATGCAAATAACGAACTCGATCCCTGGTCTGAAACAGCAAGCGCAGATATTTCTCAGCAATGGCAGCATACAGACGATATGCTTACAACTCAGTGGCCACAGGAGCAGGATAATAACAATACACCTGGCGAAAGTCTGCAGCAAGATAATGCTGGCGATGTTGCTGCAAACGACTGGCAGCAGAGTCTTACAGTACAGTCTCATCAGTCATTACCCAATGTACCTCTAGTAACGGAATCTAGCACAGAGCAGGAAGATAGGAAGAAATCAATGCCTCCGTTGGTCGCAAATTCTATGATCTCTAAGGATTCCAGTACGCATACGAAAGCGAGTGTCGCTAAATCACAATTATCTGACTCTCGTCTTACCATGGCAACCACTCCTGAAACTTTGTCAGCTGTTGCGAGTTCTGAGAATGTTTCTGTTCAGGAGAGTAATGATTTCAATTTGGCAAGCGATCCGTTAGAATGGGGAACAAATAATTTAGTAGAGAAACTTCCTGCAGAACTGGGACAGTTGAGCCTCGGTACTAAGTTAAGAAAAATCAAGTTGGAAAATCAGACAGAGCCGTTAGAAGTCCATCCTGTTGCGTCTGGAGATGCGTGGAATCAGACCACAACTTCCCACAGCAGCACTACTCCCGACAACATATCGTTGGACTATGCTGCGCCTGCTGTAGAAGCTTCTCATTCCGTGGATAATCAAGGTGTAATTAGTAAAGAGCATTCGACGCATAATACATATCAAGTGCCGAATATTAAGCCAATAGAGAATATAGCACAAAGTAGCTACGACCAGTGGTACAATCAGAGCACGGTAGTGCGTCCTCCGGAAAATGCCTGGTATTCAAAGGATCACGCTCGTTCGTCTAAGGAATGGAGCACCGAGCAAAACGTAGAAAACTATGAGAATATCCAGCAGCCTTCAGAATTCGTGAACTTAGAAGTAGTTGCGCCGTCGTTGCAGGAACGTGATATTTATGGTTCGAGAGATTCTATCAATAAAGAGACTTTAGATAATGATCCGAAACCAGTTATGAATCCCGCTAAGGAAACAACAAGCGCTCGTGATTTTAGGCAAGAAGTGAATAATATCGAGGTACCTTCTGCTCAGCAGCCGACGCGATCTCATCCGCCTCCACCTATTCAGCCAGAACAG gTGCCGGATAATTATGAATTCGCGTCGAACGACAGAAACACGTTCCTGGAAACCGGCGAATTAACCGATTCCCATCAGGAGCACGAACCGACTCCGCCGAGCCAGGACGATGAGAATGACGAAGTACCTAATGATATTCCCTTTCTGCGGGAAGTACCAGGTCAATCGAGTTCCATAGATCCGCGTAGAAATGATCCAACGGGGCAAGAGCAGTACGTACAGTCTGGTCAGAGGTTGCCGGATCCGAGAAGGAATGATCCCTCGGGCCAGGAGCAAAGTCTTCAGCTGAGGAACATACCTGACAGAACGGAACGCCGCGATGTTCCTCCTGGGCAGGAGAGAAGTGTTCCTTTGCTTTCGCGAACGGATTCCGACACGTTGGAGCGTCGAAACGATCCGTCTGGCCGGGAACGATCTCTGCCTCCTCAGCAGTCACGGAACGATCCCTCTGGAGAGGAAAGGCATCAGTCCCAGTCTCAGATCATGATGGAGTCAAGCGAAACGCGAGAAGTACCTGGCAGAGGCAACGAACCGGAAGATCCTAATCAGCAAACGGATGAAAACCTTAGGCAAATACCAGGCGGTGCATCTCCGAGTGAGGCAGCTCAGTCTTCGGATGACCGGCCCAATGGAAGAGTAGTCACAGGCTCCCAAGAAGTGCCTTCTGCTGGAT CCGCGATACAAGACCAAGGCAGCGATTCGAGGAGTAAACGCGAAGAAGCCGTCGGCGCGTCTATACGAGAAAGTCAGGGAGTTCCGAGCTCATCGAATCGTAGAGATTCgtacgaggatgaggacgatgATGGCTCTGGGAATAGTAGAGAGGGCAGTAGAGAAAGAGGTCGCGATAGTAGCTCGGAACGACGACGATACGAATACGAAAGGAAGGGCGTGTA TTACGATCGTGATCGCGAGTACGACGACGATTATTATTACGATCGCCGTCGCGTAGGAGAGAGCGACCGACCGTACAACGCCCGCGACGAGTTCGATCGTCGAGATATCCCATACCGAGAAGACGATCGTAAGCATCACAGTCGGGATGATCTAGATAGACACACAAGAGAAGAGATGGATAGAAGAAGCAGAGCGAAAGATGATCTGGACGACAGGGATGGCAGGAGAAGGCCGGACGACCGTAGAAGAGATAGGGTCGACGATCCACGTCGCAGGGACTACGATCCACGATATCCTAGAGATTATATCGATCGAGATAGAAGAAGAGACGACAGACGACCGAGACGATACGATGATTACGATATTAGAGATCCGTATTACGATGATCCTTATAGTAGAgg ATCTAGACCCTCCAGTAGATCTTCTTACAACGACAGAGATCGAGCATACTACATGCGAACAAGAGATCCCTATTATGCATACAATG GGTACCCTGGATATGATTACGGCACTCATTATGCCACTAATTACTATGCATACATAGACAACTTACGGCGTACAAATCCTGCCGCCTATTCAGAATGGTATCATAAATACTATGCTAGCCAGCAGCAGCATATGTCGCGAAGTGTTACCAATTACCCAGAGGACAGGGCGAGCGTTCATTCAGGGCGCAGCTCCTGCGACGAAAG AACGACTGGCGACAAACGAGCCTTAGGCGATATGTCTCTGCTGGAAGATTCAACGACTACTTCGGCGCGAATGACACCGACGAAATTTGCAATTTCTCACGCATACG GATGTTTCTCTATTGGGTCTCTAATACATGTGCATCCAGCTTATCCAACCGATGGCGAAAGGGCTAAAGTGGACATCATTAAGCTGGATAACATACTGTCACACGATCCCGTAGCACGTGATTTACGGGCTTATCCGGGACCTCTAATTAAGCAAGT AGGTGTTACCCACAAAAACACGATCATCCAATATTGCgagaacaaaattaaaaaagcagCATCGAACGAAGACTTGGTTGATCGTGCATCGTACATACTCCTGTACGAACTAATGATTATGTTGATCCAGCAAAACGGG AACGTTGTCGGTGTGGATATCGCTGCGTTATTGCTCAGAAACAAAGACGCGTATCCCTATGACACGAACAAGCAGAAATCTCAGGATTCAGGCAGGAGAGAATCGGTGATATCGCAAAGATCTGGCATCGCGGGTGGAGATAGTATACAAGGCAATCAAGACGGTGCAGCAGTTCCTGAAAAAGTCGAGAGTAAACCGCAGAAGACCATTGAACAGATAACAGACGAGTTTAGAAGCACTTTACTTTACGGATTTGTCCAAGAAGCGCTAG AATACGCGATGAACGAAGGGCTTTGGGGGCACGCACTCTTCTTGGCCAGCAAATTGGACAAACGCACTCACGCGTCTGTAATGGCACGTTTCGCCAACAGTCTACCGTATCACGATCCGTTGCAGACTTTGTATCAGCTTCATTCCGGCCGTGTGCCCGCCGTTGTTACGAGTATATCGGATCCACGGTGGGATGACTGGAGGCCTCATTTGGCTATGATCATATCGAACACTTCTGCCAATCCGGAAATTAATCGACGTTCGATTACGACCCTCGGGGACACGCTGTCCGCGCGAGGAGACATTCACGCTGCTCACTTCTGTTACATACTCTCCCAGGTGGATTTCGGCGCCTACGGGGCGAACAGTGTAAAGCTCGTACTGATCGGTGCGAATCATCATAGACCGTACAGCGCGTTCCTCACAACCGAGGCTGTTATGCTGACGGAGATATACGAGTACGCCAGGAATCTTAACGAGCCAGGATTCACACTGGTGGATCTCCAATCCTTCAAATTCGATCTGGCACTAAAGATGGTGGATTACGGATTTATAGAGAAAGCCTTGTTATACATAGAACAGATCGCGGTAAATGTCGTTAAGGAACCGTCGAAATACAAGAAGTCGTTTATCAATGCTGTGTACAACGTGGGAGACAGAATTAGATACCACGATCCAGTCTATAAAGATTCCACGGATGAAGCCACAACTCTAACTTGGTTCAATAATCTGGCTGAGCTCGTCGGGAAATTTTCT AACGGAGAAATCATTGAAAACGACGCTTATGGTTCGCAAATGAAAGTTGAGTTTCACAGCACTGCGCAAAATCAAGAAATGCATGAGACaaaacaacaacagcagcagcaacaacaacagcaacaacagcagcagccgcAACAATGGAACACGGTTCAAGCTGATCACGGAGAAGGTCCAACATCGATGATGGAAGTGGCTACTACCGAAGTGCAATCGGAATGGCAGCCGTTATCTTTGCCATCCAATATACAGGATTCGTACGATCAAAGCATGCAGTTTCCGAGGAACGATGAATCTTGCCAGTACCAGCAGCCGCAGCAGCAAGATTACTGGAACCAAGATTCCTACTATCAGAATAATTATGGAAGAAACGATTCTACTCTCACGAATTGGCAGCAGCAGTCTGCTCACGGGCCATACTCCTCGGATCAAGGTGACATCGATCATTCTCAGCAACAGGAGAAATGGAACTATGAG ACGGAAAGGGAGGAAAAAACACCCACCCCTGAA CCACCGCAACCGGTTCTGTCGATGACACCGTCCACGAGAAAGCAGTACGACCCCCTGGAAGAGTTGGACGCCCTCGACACTCCGAAACCATCAGCAAAGTCCACAGCAACGAATAAGAAGGCGTCCGAGAAGTCGGCAGACAAGAAATCGTCTAACAGCGGAGGTTCCTGGTTCGGCGGTCTTTTTAGCAAACTCGCCCCGAAACCAAAGAACCAGATGATCCTACCGGATGACAATAATCCAACG ATCGTGTGGGACCCTGTCACAAAAAAGTGGCTGAATAAAGACGAAGATGGAGACAGTAGCTCCGCGATGGTAGGTCCTCCCCCAAAAGCTTCTGACATGGGATTCAGAGCGCCCATGGCGGAACAGCCCGTCCACTCGTCGCATCCATCCTCCCAAGCCGATGAGTCGAATGTGAACAAGTTTAAATTACCGAAGCACAGATCTATGCGTGCCAATTATATAGATGTAATGAACCCGAGTGGCTTAAAGAGCGGCGCACCACCTTCGAGTGTGCCGGCTTCGGCAACGTCTCCAATGGTACCTATGGCAACTTCGTCGCCTCAATTATTCATTCCTGCACCAG TCAATGACCCAAGTGCTCCCGTAGACTTCTTAACACACACGTCGACGCCAGTCGTACCTTCCGGAAATGTTTCCGAAAACACATCTCAAGGG GGACCAATGATGTACAACCCAAACGACATGAAGGATCATTCAATGAAGAATATGCAGCCAAGCCGGTATCCTCCACGATAA